The following is a genomic window from Photobacterium sp. GJ3.
CTCATTCCAAGAGCTGATATTATCTCGGTTTCTGAGGCTATTACACGTAGTTTGTCAGCAAAATGGTTGCCGAGAAGGCGAGATGTACAGTTTCGAATTTCTTGATCGCTGAGTTTAGCTCCAGAGCGATTTAATCGACGGAATACATTATATTTTGTTTGAGGTTTTGTTTCTTGTTCAAGAATAACAACATTCACTCGGGCATTCTTAATGGTTCTAATAACACGATCAGGTAACTCCGCAGCTGTCCATCCATTGAGTTCGGTGATGATTGGAGGTTTGCAAAGGACTGTGGGATTGTGTAGATTGTTCTCATAACTATATTTTTTGTTATTTTCTTGCTCTCTCTGGGCATTTTCAATTTCATCTTTAGAAAATATTTCATGAGCAAAAAAACGAATAATGGAACTTATTCGTTGTAAACCGTCTATTACTTCTTGACGACCTTCATCATCAATATAAAAGAAAAGTGTTGGTACTGGTATGTTGAGTATAAGAGACTCGATAAACTGGGTTTGTCTTTCTAAATCCCAGCGAAATAATCGCTGATACTCAGGTGATATTTTAATATCACCATCTTTATATAAATTTATTATTTCACGCCAAGAAAGTGTATAAGAGTCAGTGACGACTTCATCGCGATTTTTTTGTATCTCTCTTAGAAGTGTTGTTGCATCTTTTTTGCTGTTATCAGATTCATTTTTCATTTTTCTAGCCTAATAATGTCTTCATGATAAATTTTATTGGAGCAGTACTGCCGTGATTTGGAATTAATGTGAACCATGTTGGTTTTTATTACATCGCTTCTAACTGTTTCTACTAATCTAAAGCCAATGTTTAAAGCCATTTCTTTGTAAATGTCAGGGAGAGGTATATCTATCTCCTTATAGTATGAGTTTTGTATTACCAGATAAGCTGAGGATTTCTTATTCAAAACACGATATATTTCATTTAAGGATTTATAAGTGCTTTCAAAGTATTGTACTTTATTCTTAATATAATAGTCTTCTGAAGAATAAGAGTAATGATTTCTAATGGAATTTAAACTATTCTCACATAGCTTCCCCCACTCCGGCTTGGCTTCTTTTGATTGCGAAACAATCATTGTAGTGCCTATTGTGTCTTTTCGAGTATCAAAGTAAAATTGACTATTCGTTAAGGTTAGCAATTCAACTTTTGTCGATACGGCATAATCTATTCGGGTTAGATATGGTGGAGATGTTATTATTAAATCGATTGATTCACTTTGTACAGGAAGTGATTGACTTGACCCAAATTTAACTTCGAAATTACTTTTTGCATTTCCAAAAGTTCTGCATAGGTCTTGTAGCATTTTATTGAAGTTATTACTATATGTATCTTTTATTTTTGAAAAGTTACAGCCTTTGTTATGTGATGAATTTTTAAACCATGTTGGGTTTGATCCGCTTTGATAACCTAGGATCTCTCTGTTTGTAATTAGGAGAACACTTTTAAAAAAAGATATAACTGGTTCAACAATACCAGTGGAATAAACTTTATTTTTTTCGAATTCTTGATTAATAGATTCTTGAATTCTGGCTATTTTTATAGCATGTGATTCTGTACAAAATTCTATCAGGTGTGATATGTCTAATGGCTTGCGGCTGAGAGATGCTCGGCTCATTATATTTTTTATATGCTCTGGACCATTGTTTTTTAATTCTTCAATAATAAGGGAACTCTTACTAGCTGCAAATGTAGCCATCGCAAAATTTATATCAACTCCGATACAATCCACTTCATTCTTTTGGCAAACAACACCTGTAGTTCCACTTCCAACCCAAGGGTCTAAAACTAAATTTATCTTTTTTGCTTTAGTTTTTTCTTCTAGTAGAACTGACTCCACAAATGCTTCTGAATATCCAGCATAGTATGGATGCCAAGAATGGACACCTTGACGTTCGTTCTTTGTTCTTTTTGCGTTGCCAATCACTTCTTTTTCATTTCCATTGTGACTCGACCCAAAACTTTTATATCTTCTTCAGAAACTTCAATTGTTGAAGTGCCGAACGCGATAGCTAACTTCTTACCAGGTAGTCTCTGTAGATAATTGATTGATAGACGGCCGTCGATATCAATCAGGTAATCACCTGCAACTGGGTCAACGGACTGCTTATTGATGTAATAGATACCTGAGTCATCCTCAATCACTTGAGTGAATGATGGCTTTAGACCAAAGCGATCCAGTGTCATGAGATCGATTGTTGTTTTTGTTGTTTCTACAAGAGCGCCATCATTGAGAGAGTACATCTGAAGACTTTCAACGTTCGGTACGTTTGAGACTCCGCTGTCAATTGGTTCTCCTTCACCCAGAGCCATGTATCGAATTGATGCGCCTGTAGCTAAATGAGTTCTAACTATCAACTCCCACCCGGTTCTGTTGTGAGTGTGCCATGTCGAAAAAGTTGAGTTTGGCACTCCGTAATAATCGCTCAGCAATTCATACGTCTTACATCCAGTTACAGTCTTTAGCTTTTCAGTAAAATCTCGGCCACCTAAGTAGTCAAATGGCGGAACTTTTGCTTTCAATCTACCCATTCGAGAAATTCCTCTATTTCAAATGGTCTCATGAGTAATGATCTTGCGCTAAAGCAAAATTTTTATTGTTATTAGCCAATCATTATTGTCAAAACAGAAAGATTGATTTGATGATTACTCATTCGAGAAAATGGCGTATCAACTTCACTCAATCGCCATCAATTCAACCCAAACGACAAGGATACCATTTATGGCAAGTCTTCAAATAGCTGTAGACACACCTTTTTGCACGAAAAAAGAGTTTCTTAGACGTACTGGCTGGTCTTCAGCTTCACTTGAGCGGGCTATTAAAGCTGGCGAAATCCCAATCATGCCTAAAAAAGGGGCTAACAACTCAGTGCTCATCAACATGGTCAAAATGTTTGAAAGCGCTGTAGGCCAGCAAGTCTGAGCCATCGCATCCCTTCAGAATCAAACCCCGTTCCAGTTGCCAACAACACGTAACCGCCTAGGGCAGGGCGCAGCAAACCCACTCAACCGTAGAAATGCCCAATCTGGTTGAAAGTGGTCGAGTTTGCAGTGTCTATCGGACTGCTATTCTATTCATGAGTAATGCTATGTTTGTAAATGACCTTACATCCATCTTCTGCGATGTGAATGCAAGGCTTTGGAGAGAATGAGTCTATGGCGCAGTTGGCTGACAGTCCGATCATTCACGGGGGCAACCGGTAACTGCGCAATGCCCCTTAAACCCTGTCACCCAAGGCTGCCT
Proteins encoded in this region:
- a CDS encoding phage repressor protein CI; the protein is MGRLKAKVPPFDYLGGRDFTEKLKTVTGCKTYELLSDYYGVPNSTFSTWHTHNRTGWELIVRTHLATGASIRYMALGEGEPIDSGVSNVPNVESLQMYSLNDGALVETTKTTIDLMTLDRFGLKPSFTQVIEDDSGIYYINKQSVDPVAGDYLIDIDGRLSINYLQRLPGKKLAIAFGTSTIEVSEEDIKVLGRVTMEMKKK
- a CDS encoding DNA methyltransferase, with translation MIGNAKRTKNERQGVHSWHPYYAGYSEAFVESVLLEEKTKAKKINLVLDPWVGSGTTGVVCQKNEVDCIGVDINFAMATFAASKSSLIIEELKNNGPEHIKNIMSRASLSRKPLDISHLIEFCTESHAIKIARIQESINQEFEKNKVYSTGIVEPVISFFKSVLLITNREILGYQSGSNPTWFKNSSHNKGCNFSKIKDTYSNNFNKMLQDLCRTFGNAKSNFEVKFGSSQSLPVQSESIDLIITSPPYLTRIDYAVSTKVELLTLTNSQFYFDTRKDTIGTTMIVSQSKEAKPEWGKLCENSLNSIRNHYSYSSEDYYIKNKVQYFESTYKSLNEIYRVLNKKSSAYLVIQNSYYKEIDIPLPDIYKEMALNIGFRLVETVRSDVIKTNMVHINSKSRQYCSNKIYHEDIIRLEK
- a CDS encoding DUF262 domain-containing protein, whose protein sequence is MKNESDNSKKDATTLLREIQKNRDEVVTDSYTLSWREIINLYKDGDIKISPEYQRLFRWDLERQTQFIESLILNIPVPTLFFYIDDEGRQEVIDGLQRISSIIRFFAHEIFSKDEIENAQREQENNKKYSYENNLHNPTVLCKPPIITELNGWTAAELPDRVIRTIKNARVNVVILEQETKPQTKYNVFRRLNRSGAKLSDQEIRNCTSRLLGNHFADKLRVIASETEIISALGMSGNKQKTQSVEEAVLRTLASLFHAEFFEHYVDEFLDDYMFVASRDKSIDAEIETKLKRTFSLIGAAFDNGKAFKFRTNGNPSGQFSTNLLDIVATGVYKNVNNLSAVDVKNKLDYLWDNRRDEINSCTGAGSNTKSKLLRRIELGEEAFK
- a CDS encoding Rha family transcriptional regulator, with translation MASLQIAVDTPFCTKKEFLRRTGWSSASLERAIKAGEIPIMPKKGANNSVLINMVKMFESAVGQQV